From a region of the Paenibacillus segetis genome:
- the galU gene encoding UTP--glucose-1-phosphate uridylyltransferase GalU — translation MKKVTKAIIPAAGLGTRFLPATKAMPKEMLPIVDKPTIQYIVEEAIESGVEDIIVVTGKGKRAIEDHFDIAFELEHILEDKGKFDILEKVRKSSNVNLHYIRQKEAKGLGHAVWCARNFIGNEPFAVLLGDDIVEAEVPCTKQLIQQYELTGRSVIGVQTVDVDQTDRYGIVDPGERIDNLYKVNRFVEKPPKGQAPSNLAIMGRYVLTPEIFEYLGRHELGAGGEIQLTDAIQKLNEDQGVYAYDFQGTRYDVGEKIGFIMTTIDFALRNNDLRHLLMAGLEEIMERELRKQLFAARSD, via the coding sequence ATGAAAAAAGTGACAAAAGCCATTATCCCCGCCGCTGGACTCGGCACTCGGTTTTTACCGGCAACAAAAGCGATGCCCAAAGAGATGCTTCCCATTGTTGATAAACCAACCATCCAGTACATCGTGGAGGAAGCTATTGAATCGGGAGTTGAAGATATCATTGTCGTAACAGGTAAAGGGAAACGAGCGATCGAAGATCATTTTGATATTGCCTTCGAGCTTGAACACATTTTAGAGGATAAAGGGAAGTTCGACATCCTCGAGAAGGTTAGAAAATCTTCCAACGTGAATCTCCATTATATTCGGCAGAAAGAGGCCAAGGGACTTGGACATGCCGTATGGTGTGCACGGAATTTTATCGGAAACGAACCATTCGCTGTACTTCTTGGAGATGATATCGTGGAGGCCGAAGTGCCTTGTACGAAACAATTGATTCAGCAATATGAGCTTACAGGTCGCTCCGTGATCGGTGTTCAAACGGTAGATGTCGATCAAACGGATCGGTACGGAATTGTAGATCCTGGTGAGCGAATAGACAACCTTTATAAAGTTAATCGTTTCGTAGAGAAACCACCTAAGGGACAAGCTCCTTCCAATCTGGCCATCATGGGCCGTTATGTGTTGACACCTGAAATTTTTGAATACCTGGGTAGACATGAGCTTGGTGCAGGGGGAGAGATTCAGCTTACCGACGCGATTCAAAAGCTAAATGAAGATCAAGGTGTTTATGCCTATGACTTCCAGGGCACTCGTTATGATGTTGGCGAGAAAATCGGCTTTATTATGACGACCATCGATTTTGCTCTTCGGAACAACGATCTGAGGCATTTATTGATGGCAGGTCTGGAGGAAATCATGGAGCGTGAGCTTCGCAAACAACTATTTGCCGCAAGGAGTGATTAA
- a CDS encoding sugar transferase, translated as MTSSNQESLTLYSVLKRVIDIIGSLAGLILLSPLLILVGILIKMEDPSGSIFFYQTRVGKNERLFRMYKLRSMYTDAEDKLKDLLDQNEISGAMFKMRDDPRVTKVGKFIRKTSIDELPQLINVLRGEMSLVGPRPPLTREVAEYTNYEKKRLSVTPGCTGLWQVSGRNNLSFKEMVELDITYISKRCIWFDVKIIFRTMKAMLGSQDAF; from the coding sequence ATGACAAGTTCGAATCAGGAAAGCCTCACTCTATATTCCGTACTCAAGCGAGTTATTGATATCATCGGTTCACTAGCAGGACTTATTCTATTAAGTCCTTTGCTCATTTTAGTGGGTATTCTGATTAAAATGGAGGACCCATCAGGCTCTATCTTCTTCTATCAGACACGAGTTGGTAAGAACGAGCGGCTGTTTCGAATGTACAAGCTTCGTTCAATGTATACCGATGCTGAAGATAAGTTGAAGGATCTACTTGATCAAAATGAGATTAGCGGAGCCATGTTCAAGATGCGCGATGATCCACGTGTGACGAAAGTAGGGAAGTTTATTCGCAAGACAAGTATTGATGAGCTTCCACAATTAATCAATGTGCTAAGAGGCGAAATGTCTTTGGTTGGACCAAGACCCCCTTTAACTAGAGAGGTTGCTGAATACACCAATTATGAGAAGAAACGTTTATCTGTTACGCCAGGTTGCACAGGACTTTGGCAGGTTAGCGGGAGAAATAATCTCAGCTTCAAAGAGATGGTCGAGCTCGATATTACTTATATTTCGAAGCGATGCATCTGGTTCGATGTCAAAATTATATTCCGAACGATGAAGGCTATGCTTGGCTCTCAGGATGCATTTTAA
- a CDS encoding glycosyltransferase family 4 protein produces MATILHISEFTKGGIETHLNEVLDYQSGNHDIYLVASQQNSSQETLRISPDRLFLYPYKRSPKYFLDAMRSIRKMIKEVNPDIVHVHGTFAGFFLRTLFLFKRKRPVVIYCSHGWAFLMDTKPWKKKVFAAVEKLLSLRTDVIINISNHEYQMSMNYGLSSKKSVVVYNGVSDAPAMNDLPFEVKKDKINLLYVGRFDRQKGFDLLLEVFNEHHFGDVNLYIVGDTVLKELEYEFPSNAVKLGWVDHSQIDRYMRACDAVIVPSRWEGFGIVAIEALRNKKPVIASNRGALPEIIQHGVNGYIFDFDHKEELIQIIEKLNKQKLEVMGEAGERIFYEKFHAEKMNQQIESLYEAALSNRRDRYSGAVGKYV; encoded by the coding sequence ATGGCAACAATCCTTCATATTTCGGAGTTTACAAAAGGTGGGATTGAAACACATCTGAATGAAGTCTTGGATTATCAATCTGGCAATCATGATATTTATCTCGTAGCATCTCAGCAGAATTCCAGTCAGGAGACGCTTCGAATTAGTCCGGATCGATTGTTTCTATACCCTTACAAGAGAAGCCCAAAATATTTTCTCGATGCGATGAGATCGATTCGTAAGATGATCAAAGAAGTGAATCCCGATATCGTGCATGTCCATGGAACGTTCGCAGGCTTTTTTCTGCGGACGTTGTTTCTTTTTAAGAGAAAGCGTCCTGTTGTGATTTATTGTTCGCATGGTTGGGCTTTTCTAATGGACACTAAGCCTTGGAAGAAAAAGGTATTCGCCGCAGTTGAGAAGCTGTTATCGCTGCGTACAGACGTCATCATCAATATTTCAAACCACGAGTACCAGATGTCGATGAATTACGGCCTATCTTCCAAGAAATCGGTAGTCGTATATAACGGGGTATCGGATGCACCTGCGATGAATGATTTGCCGTTCGAGGTAAAGAAGGACAAAATTAACCTACTTTATGTAGGTCGTTTCGACCGACAAAAAGGGTTTGATCTGCTGCTTGAGGTATTTAACGAGCATCACTTCGGAGACGTTAATCTCTACATTGTGGGCGATACCGTATTGAAAGAATTGGAATACGAGTTTCCAAGCAATGCAGTGAAGCTTGGTTGGGTAGATCATTCGCAGATTGACCGTTACATGAGAGCGTGCGACGCCGTTATCGTTCCGTCACGTTGGGAAGGTTTTGGCATCGTTGCGATTGAGGCGCTACGAAATAAGAAGCCTGTTATCGCAAGCAATCGGGGTGCTCTTCCCGAGATCATTCAACATGGTGTTAACGGTTATATTTTCGACTTTGACCATAAGGAAGAACTAATTCAAATCATTGAGAAATTAAATAAACAGAAGCTAGAAGTGATGGGAGAAGCCGGGGAAAGGATCTTTTACGAGAAATTTCATGCGGAGAAGATGAACCAGCAGATTGAGTCACTATACGAAGCTGCCTTAAGCAACCGAAGAGATCGGTATTCTGGGGCCGTGGGCAAATATGTCTAG
- a CDS encoding glycosyltransferase family 4 protein codes for MKILVVCSDFPYPADHGGRVDTWGRIKVLAELGWKIHLVVCGKQLPSHGDIEVVYRYVDKIKLCDRRSKLRDLLRSIPLQAQSRKELKHVNIDEDYDYVLLEGDYVYPILKNPLIKHANVILRVHNDEAVYFKALARSTKNLVHKLYYRMESRKFTTLQQKMLECVDKYLFISNKEFEEFKRLHPSAKSLFLPPPVTKDTFLASTFESKHVVFIGSLFMPNNREAIQWYLEHVHPLMLQEPDYKFIVAGNSRKQSLSWLQAYDMTNVIVYDTPESLDEIYKGGYLFVNPMQNGAGVKLKTIEAIQNGLPVISTSIGYEGTGLVHNEHIMVADSPEEFFARVKQLFDNPALAKSLLESSQHYIRTHYNHKEVLSSYIDSLNTHVQLEQVL; via the coding sequence ATGAAGATACTTGTTGTGTGTAGTGACTTCCCATATCCCGCCGATCATGGGGGTAGGGTTGATACGTGGGGAAGAATCAAAGTGTTAGCCGAGCTCGGTTGGAAGATACATCTTGTTGTTTGTGGTAAACAACTGCCCTCTCATGGAGACATCGAGGTAGTATACCGCTATGTGGACAAGATTAAGCTGTGTGACCGAAGAAGTAAACTGAGAGATCTACTGCGTTCCATTCCATTGCAAGCCCAGTCACGAAAAGAGCTGAAGCATGTCAACATTGATGAGGATTATGATTATGTGTTGTTAGAAGGTGATTATGTATATCCCATTCTTAAGAATCCACTGATCAAACATGCCAACGTTATTTTACGGGTGCATAATGATGAGGCAGTATACTTCAAGGCGCTAGCTCGTAGTACCAAGAATTTGGTTCACAAATTGTATTATCGGATGGAGAGCCGTAAGTTCACAACATTGCAGCAGAAAATGCTGGAATGCGTAGATAAATATCTATTTATCTCCAATAAAGAATTTGAGGAATTTAAGAGACTGCATCCTTCAGCAAAAAGCTTGTTCTTACCGCCACCGGTTACGAAGGATACCTTCCTTGCTAGTACATTTGAGAGCAAACATGTTGTGTTTATTGGGTCCTTGTTCATGCCGAACAATCGGGAAGCGATTCAGTGGTACCTTGAACATGTTCATCCATTGATGCTACAAGAGCCGGACTACAAATTTATTGTGGCCGGAAATAGTAGGAAACAAAGCTTAAGCTGGCTTCAGGCTTATGATATGACGAATGTGATTGTGTATGATACGCCGGAGAGTCTCGATGAAATTTACAAAGGTGGGTACTTGTTCGTTAATCCGATGCAAAATGGCGCTGGTGTTAAGCTAAAGACGATCGAGGCCATTCAAAACGGACTACCCGTCATATCAACCTCAATCGGCTATGAGGGTACAGGACTTGTTCATAATGAACATATTATGGTTGCTGACAGCCCTGAGGAGTTCTTTGCCAGAGTGAAACAGCTGTTTGATAATCCTGCATTAGCGAAGAGCTTGCTAGAGTCGTCGCAACACTATATTCGCACACATTACAATCATAAAGAGGTACTGAGTAGCTACATAGATTCATTGAATACTCATGTTCAATTGGAGCAGGTGCTGTGA
- a CDS encoding glycosyltransferase, whose protein sequence is MVKDKINVLFITHADKKGGAEQSLIHLINYLDTSKYRVFLLSPGHADFLSEIRTNFTHFPLRLNSIKKRLGLGYLETVFQIRKFVKKNHIDIVHANGWRAPWYAAPLKFLTNCKLVWHHRDYTHLKMFNNVLPRFFDQVICISHFVADSIQGNNKTIIYNGVDPELALSMKSRSFMEDDTLIIGTFGRIVEWKRYHLVIEAVKKLADHKKNNWKLLIVGDTSVDGSEDYYNDMVQKVTEYGLEHNVIFYGYSKKPLDVMKECDLTINFSLNEPFGRVIIESLLVQTPVIVSDSGGAPEIIHQTKGGFIVKDGDVEALYQTIDRVYDKTINYQEFSIQGYLNVMKDFNMVTIARKVEDTYQLLLAEPMNPTSGWITS, encoded by the coding sequence ATGGTCAAGGATAAAATAAACGTCCTTTTTATTACACATGCTGATAAAAAAGGTGGCGCTGAACAAAGTCTGATTCATTTAATTAATTATTTGGATACATCAAAATATCGGGTTTTCTTATTAAGTCCGGGGCATGCTGATTTTTTAAGTGAAATAAGAACGAACTTCACACATTTTCCACTCCGCCTGAACAGTATTAAGAAGAGATTAGGGCTCGGTTACCTGGAGACCGTATTTCAAATCAGGAAATTCGTAAAGAAAAATCACATTGATATTGTTCATGCCAATGGCTGGAGGGCCCCATGGTATGCTGCGCCACTCAAATTTCTAACGAATTGCAAATTGGTTTGGCATCATCGGGATTATACACATTTGAAGATGTTCAATAACGTGTTACCTCGGTTTTTTGATCAAGTCATATGTATATCGCACTTTGTGGCAGATTCGATTCAAGGTAACAATAAAACGATTATTTATAATGGAGTTGATCCAGAGTTAGCGCTGTCGATGAAGAGTCGCAGCTTTATGGAGGACGATACCCTGATTATAGGCACCTTTGGTCGAATCGTTGAGTGGAAGAGATATCATCTGGTGATCGAAGCAGTCAAGAAATTAGCAGATCATAAGAAGAATAACTGGAAATTACTAATCGTAGGTGACACATCGGTGGATGGGTCGGAGGATTATTATAACGATATGGTCCAGAAGGTTACAGAGTATGGTTTGGAGCATAACGTTATTTTCTATGGGTACAGTAAGAAGCCGCTTGATGTCATGAAGGAATGTGATCTAACGATCAATTTCTCACTTAATGAGCCGTTTGGAAGAGTGATCATTGAATCGTTGCTTGTTCAAACTCCTGTTATTGTTTCTGATTCTGGTGGAGCACCGGAAATCATTCACCAAACAAAGGGAGGATTTATCGTGAAGGATGGGGATGTCGAAGCATTATACCAGACAATTGATCGTGTATATGATAAGACCATTAACTACCAAGAGTTTTCTATTCAGGGGTACTTGAATGTTATGAAGGACTTTAACATGGTCACAATTGCCCGTAAGGTAGAAGACACTTATCAATTGTTACTGGCTGAACCTATGAATCCTACAAGCGGATGGATAACATCATGA